One Nerophis lumbriciformis linkage group LG21, RoL_Nlum_v2.1, whole genome shotgun sequence DNA segment encodes these proteins:
- the crabp2a gene encoding cellular retinoic acid-binding protein 2a, which yields MERKIPDFSGTWEMKSSENFEELLKVLGVNVMLRKIAVKAASKPLVEITQDGETMSIKTSTTVRTTHITFTVGQEFNESTVDGRPCTSFPRWETDSKISCEQTLQKGEGPKTSWTREMTNDGKLILTMGADDVVCTRVYERQ from the exons ATGGAGCGCAAAATCCCGGACTTTTCTGGCACTTGGGAGATGAAAAGCTCTGAGAACTTCGAGGAGCTTTTAAAAGTCTTgg GCGTTAACGTGATGCTCCGCAAGATTGCAGTGAAGGCGGCCTCCAAGCCATTGGTGGAGATCACGCAGGACGGAGAGACGATGTCCATTAAGACCTCCACCACCGTCCGGACCACTCACATCACTTTCACCGTGGGACAGGAGTTCAACGAATCTACAGTGGATGGGCGTCCTTGCACG AGTTTTCCGCGTTGGGAGACGGACAGCAAGATCAGCTGCGAGCAGACCCTGCAGAAAGGGGAGGGGCCTAAAACCTCCTGGACCCGGGAAATGACTAACGACGGCAAGCTCATCCTG ACCATGGGCGCCGACGACGTGGTCTGCACCAGGGTCTACGAGCGCCAATGA